Proteins encoded by one window of Chroogloeocystis siderophila 5.2 s.c.1:
- the pruA gene encoding L-glutamate gamma-semialdehyde dehydrogenase translates to MVLQVEKSNYEAKTQEIARQLLAATRDRSFFAGLRDQMRWDDKLLAWAMSNPGLRVQLFRFIDCLPALHTKSEIAAHLQEYLGDPAVELPAALKGLLNFASPDSMPGQVAATTVSTAVEALAHKYIAGENIKQVLKTIERLRKEKMAFTIDILGEAVITEVEAQYYLDRYLELMEQLAEAAQKWSTVAQIDQADNQPISKVQVSVKLTAFYSQFDPLDAQGSEAKVSSRIRILLRRAAELGVAVHFDMEQYAYKDITLAILKNILLEEEFRPRTDIGITIQAYLRDSEQDVRDLITWVKQRGYPLTVRLVKGAYWDQETIKAAQKDWEQPVFNDKAATDVNFENLTQILLENHEYIYSAIGSHNVRSQAHAIAIAETLNIPRRRFEMQVLYGMGDKLAKALVDRGYRVRVYCPYGELLPGMAYLIRRLLENTANSSFLRQNMEERPVEELIAPPVAFNPTPHAPRPTPHTFPNAADVDFSKMAQRERSQQAFATVRQQLGKTYLPLIDGEYVNTQESIDSLNPSNPSEIIGKVSLLSVEQAEQAMQAAKTAFPAWKRTPVSDRANILRKAADLMEQRRAELSCWIVLEVGKPVREADAEVSEAIDFCRYYAVEMERLEQGVNYDIPGENNRYHYQPRGIAVVISPWNFPLAIATGMTVAALVAGNCTLLKPAETSSVIAAKIAEILVAAGIPKGVFQYVPGRGSQVGAYFVNHPDTHIIAFTGSQEVGCRIYADAAILKPGQKHLKRVIAEMGGKNAIIVDESADLDQAVAGVVQSAFGYSGQKCSACSRVIVLEPIYETFIQRVVEATRSLNIGAAELPSTQVGPVIDATAQARIKEYIAKGRAEAEVAVELSAPETGYFIGPVVFSEVSPTATIAQEEIFGPVVAVIRVKDFAEAISVANGTNYALTGGIYSRTPSHIEIAQQEFAVGNLYINRTITGAIVARQPFGGFKLSGVGSKAGGPDYLLQFLEPRTITENIQRQGFAPIEGAD, encoded by the coding sequence GTGGTATTACAAGTAGAAAAAAGCAATTACGAAGCTAAAACGCAGGAAATCGCCCGACAACTTCTAGCCGCGACACGCGATCGCTCGTTCTTTGCTGGGCTACGCGACCAAATGCGCTGGGATGATAAGCTGCTAGCTTGGGCGATGAGTAATCCTGGATTGCGCGTGCAGTTATTTCGCTTCATCGACTGCTTACCCGCCTTACACACCAAATCCGAAATTGCCGCGCACTTACAAGAGTACCTAGGAGATCCCGCAGTCGAACTCCCAGCCGCACTCAAGGGACTGCTCAACTTTGCTTCGCCCGATTCTATGCCAGGACAAGTTGCGGCGACAACCGTATCCACCGCAGTAGAGGCGCTAGCACATAAGTATATTGCTGGAGAAAATATTAAACAAGTCCTCAAAACGATTGAGCGCCTGCGTAAAGAAAAAATGGCATTCACGATCGATATTCTCGGTGAAGCGGTAATAACTGAAGTTGAGGCGCAGTATTATCTTGATCGCTACTTAGAATTAATGGAACAGCTAGCAGAAGCTGCTCAAAAGTGGTCTACTGTAGCGCAAATCGACCAAGCGGATAATCAACCGATATCAAAAGTTCAAGTTTCCGTCAAACTAACCGCGTTTTACTCGCAGTTCGATCCACTCGATGCGCAAGGTAGTGAAGCAAAAGTCAGTTCGCGCATTCGGATTCTACTGCGTCGGGCGGCGGAATTAGGCGTAGCAGTTCATTTTGATATGGAACAGTACGCGTATAAAGATATTACGCTCGCGATCCTCAAAAATATACTACTCGAAGAGGAGTTTCGCCCTCGGACTGATATTGGTATCACCATACAAGCTTATTTGCGTGACAGCGAACAAGATGTCCGCGATTTAATTACTTGGGTAAAACAACGTGGTTATCCGCTAACGGTACGCTTGGTAAAAGGTGCATATTGGGATCAAGAAACGATTAAAGCAGCGCAAAAAGATTGGGAACAGCCGGTATTCAACGATAAAGCTGCAACGGATGTCAATTTTGAGAATTTAACGCAAATATTACTCGAAAATCACGAATATATATATTCAGCAATCGGCAGTCATAACGTGCGATCGCAAGCTCATGCAATCGCTATAGCGGAAACTTTAAATATCCCCCGCCGTCGCTTTGAAATGCAAGTTCTCTACGGTATGGGAGATAAACTTGCCAAAGCCCTTGTTGATCGCGGCTATCGCGTCAGAGTTTATTGTCCTTACGGTGAATTGCTTCCAGGAATGGCGTATCTAATTCGCCGCTTGCTCGAAAATACCGCGAATAGTTCTTTCCTGCGTCAAAATATGGAAGAACGCCCCGTAGAAGAACTGATCGCCCCTCCAGTAGCCTTTAACCCCACGCCCCACGCCCCACGCCCCACGCCCCACACTTTCCCCAACGCCGCCGATGTGGATTTTTCTAAAATGGCACAAAGAGAGCGATCGCAACAAGCTTTTGCCACAGTACGCCAGCAACTCGGTAAAACTTACCTGCCGTTAATCGATGGCGAGTACGTCAATACTCAAGAAAGCATTGATTCGCTCAATCCTTCTAACCCTAGTGAAATTATCGGTAAAGTAAGTTTACTCTCGGTAGAACAAGCCGAACAAGCGATGCAAGCCGCTAAAACGGCATTTCCAGCGTGGAAACGGACACCGGTAAGCGATCGCGCCAATATCCTGCGCAAAGCTGCGGATTTGATGGAACAACGCCGCGCGGAATTATCGTGCTGGATTGTTTTAGAAGTAGGCAAACCTGTACGCGAAGCCGATGCAGAAGTTTCCGAAGCTATCGACTTTTGCCGTTACTATGCGGTGGAAATGGAACGGCTAGAACAAGGTGTCAACTACGATATCCCTGGAGAGAATAACCGCTATCACTACCAACCACGAGGAATTGCTGTTGTAATTTCGCCCTGGAACTTTCCACTCGCGATCGCAACCGGAATGACGGTAGCAGCTTTAGTTGCAGGAAACTGTACTTTACTCAAACCCGCTGAAACATCTTCTGTCATTGCTGCTAAAATAGCCGAAATTCTCGTCGCCGCAGGCATTCCTAAAGGCGTATTTCAATACGTTCCTGGTCGAGGTTCGCAAGTTGGTGCTTACTTTGTCAATCACCCTGATACGCACATCATCGCGTTTACAGGTTCGCAAGAAGTCGGTTGTCGCATTTATGCAGATGCAGCAATCTTAAAACCTGGACAAAAGCATTTGAAACGTGTAATTGCCGAAATGGGTGGGAAAAACGCGATTATTGTCGATGAAAGCGCCGATTTAGACCAAGCTGTTGCAGGAGTTGTGCAATCTGCGTTTGGTTACAGCGGGCAAAAATGTTCGGCGTGTTCGCGCGTTATTGTGCTTGAACCGATTTATGAAACTTTCATTCAACGCGTCGTTGAAGCAACGCGATCGCTCAATATTGGTGCAGCCGAGTTACCCAGTACGCAAGTAGGTCCTGTAATCGATGCAACAGCCCAAGCACGAATCAAAGAATATATCGCCAAAGGACGCGCAGAAGCGGAAGTCGCGGTAGAACTTTCGGCACCAGAAACAGGATACTTTATTGGTCCTGTTGTCTTTAGTGAAGTTTCACCCACCGCCACAATTGCTCAAGAAGAAATCTTTGGTCCTGTTGTCGCTGTGATTCGCGTCAAAGATTTCGCTGAGGCGATTAGCGTTGCGAACGGTACAAACTACGCTCTGACGGGGGGAATCTACTCGCGGACTCCTTCGCATATTGAAATCGCACAGCAGGAATTTGCAGTCGGTAACTTGTATATCAACCGCACGATTACAGGTGCAATTGTCGCTAGACAACCTTTTGGTGGCTTTAAACTCTCCGGTGTCGGTTCCAAAGCCGGAGGACCTGATTATCTACTGCAATTTCTCGAACCCCGCACGATTACTGAAAATATTCAACGTCAGGGCTTTGCACCAATTGAAGGGGCAGATTAG
- a CDS encoding GNAT family N-acetyltransferase — MSIVIKTAELQEWQSIQEIRRVVFQEEQGVDTALEFDGKDDTAEQLIAYRNAQPVGTARIRYLDTKTAKIERLAVLSTARGQGIGKQLMQKAIERAIAQKMQEAVIHAQEYVKALYQQLGFVQEGETFDEAGIPHVKMRRKLTSNECD; from the coding sequence ATGAGCATCGTGATAAAAACTGCCGAACTGCAAGAATGGCAGAGTATTCAAGAAATCCGGCGCGTGGTATTTCAGGAAGAACAAGGAGTCGATACGGCATTAGAATTTGATGGTAAAGACGACACTGCCGAGCAATTGATTGCGTATCGGAATGCGCAGCCTGTAGGAACGGCGCGGATTAGATATTTAGATACAAAGACGGCAAAGATCGAAAGATTGGCAGTGTTATCAACCGCAAGAGGGCAAGGCATTGGCAAGCAATTAATGCAAAAAGCCATAGAACGCGCGATCGCCCAGAAAATGCAAGAAGCCGTGATTCATGCACAAGAATACGTCAAAGCATTGTATCAACAACTCGGCTTTGTTCAAGAAGGAGAAACATTTGATGAAGCGGGGATTCCCCATGTCAAAATGAGGAGAAAATTAACAAGCAACGAGTGTGATTAG
- a CDS encoding glycosyltransferase family 39 protein, whose protein sequence is MIRLKHNFWRGLLILALIWLVGAISDRVWFALDNSVPAWDQADYLTGSLNYWQALQQMQILSGEWWSSFWQLSSKIPPLIYTVAAIIQQIFGRGIEQATLVNLLFSAILLASVYGLGILLFNVEVGLWAAALCQLFPSFYRARLDFLLDYPLTAAVILSFFCLTLWVKSTKRVRQWLSAAAFGICFGLAILAKQTALFFLFTPILWVVIAMLYKRQWQRVLQLGGGLLLSVIISLPWYRTNWLTVLTSGKRATIDSAIAEGDPPLNTLAAWTYYWEILPYQVSWLLLLVPIVGLILYWQRLPKYRASLAWLAIFWLGAYFLCSLNVNKDERYVLPYLPIVALFLAYGLTFWRGRWGNYICWGSVSLAVMLMWFNIFSVGSVGRSIAQILSPKAAHYAVVGTRLPHQEVIEAIIQQAPHLRSTLGVLPSTPEINQHNINYYGALRDFQVYGRQVGVRSQQVVQDARSLDWFLTKTGDQGSVPEAQPAILEIVERSPDFDAIQSWTLPDNSTLNLYRDRTPEIEVIVAPGKSENVILSQVTVPPQIKPGVPIPVTYQWNGAWDELQSGLVLLDWYQEDASSNRWIHDHAIGMGNLHSTNMQNPGTFQVIERMAMLPPTGATGTYTLKATYLNRNTGETYPIASPPVSVTVEANTEPSQAPELDLLTQFRTLAASLPQGLPALELVFEEIARINQYDPTQDYLIQTQQALTYRLQQEPQNLEFAYTLALSRVLQRQVNEAIAALERVVQLDAQNPYAYAYLAFVHLYNWNAAAAEVALKNARLLDPNIPEIQALSGVAALLQGQFFSAWNYFTSWQNSSSL, encoded by the coding sequence GTGATTAGGCTCAAACACAATTTCTGGCGCGGACTGCTAATACTAGCACTCATTTGGCTAGTGGGGGCGATAAGCGATCGCGTATGGTTTGCATTAGATAATTCGGTTCCTGCTTGGGATCAAGCTGATTACCTGACGGGTTCCTTAAACTACTGGCAAGCGTTACAACAAATGCAAATATTGAGTGGCGAGTGGTGGTCAAGCTTTTGGCAACTTTCTTCTAAAATACCGCCATTAATCTACACCGTTGCCGCGATTATACAGCAAATCTTTGGTCGAGGCATCGAGCAAGCAACACTCGTTAATTTATTATTTAGCGCAATTCTGCTCGCTTCTGTGTATGGACTAGGCATTTTGCTATTCAACGTCGAAGTCGGTTTGTGGGCAGCAGCGCTATGTCAATTATTCCCTAGCTTTTATCGCGCCCGATTAGATTTCTTACTCGATTATCCACTTACGGCTGCGGTTATTTTGAGTTTTTTCTGTCTAACGCTGTGGGTGAAAAGTACGAAACGAGTTAGACAATGGCTATCCGCAGCGGCTTTCGGAATTTGCTTTGGGTTAGCAATTTTAGCGAAACAAACCGCGTTATTTTTCTTATTCACCCCGATACTTTGGGTAGTGATCGCAATGCTGTACAAGCGTCAATGGCAACGCGTATTACAGCTAGGCGGAGGATTGTTGCTATCAGTAATCATATCTCTGCCTTGGTATCGTACCAATTGGCTCACAGTATTAACTAGTGGGAAACGCGCCACAATCGATTCGGCGATTGCCGAAGGCGATCCACCATTAAATACATTGGCGGCTTGGACGTATTATTGGGAAATTCTTCCCTATCAGGTTTCTTGGCTATTACTTTTAGTTCCGATTGTTGGGTTAATTCTATATTGGCAACGTCTGCCAAAATATCGTGCTTCGCTTGCTTGGTTAGCGATATTTTGGCTGGGGGCGTATTTTTTGTGTTCGCTTAATGTTAACAAAGATGAGCGTTACGTTTTGCCTTATTTACCAATTGTTGCTCTCTTTCTGGCTTATGGTTTAACATTCTGGCGCGGACGTTGGGGCAATTATATCTGCTGGGGTAGTGTGAGTTTAGCAGTCATGTTGATGTGGTTCAACATTTTTTCTGTGGGAAGCGTGGGGAGAAGCATTGCACAGATTCTTAGCCCTAAAGCCGCACACTATGCTGTTGTTGGTACTCGTTTACCGCACCAAGAAGTGATCGAGGCGATCATTCAACAAGCCCCACATCTGCGTTCAACGTTGGGTGTATTACCGTCTACTCCAGAGATTAATCAACATAATATAAATTACTACGGCGCGCTACGCGACTTTCAAGTTTATGGACGACAAGTGGGAGTGCGATCGCAGCAAGTTGTACAAGACGCGCGATCACTCGATTGGTTCTTAACGAAAACTGGCGATCAAGGTTCCGTTCCTGAAGCGCAACCCGCAATTTTAGAAATTGTTGAGCGATCGCCTGATTTTGACGCGATCCAAAGCTGGACGTTGCCTGATAATAGTACGCTAAATTTGTATCGCGACCGAACGCCAGAAATAGAAGTTATTGTTGCACCAGGAAAATCAGAGAATGTCATACTATCGCAAGTGACAGTACCGCCACAAATAAAGCCAGGAGTTCCGATTCCTGTTACTTATCAGTGGAATGGCGCGTGGGATGAGTTGCAATCTGGTTTAGTATTACTTGATTGGTACCAAGAAGACGCGAGTTCAAACCGCTGGATACACGATCATGCAATTGGAATGGGAAATCTGCATTCAACTAACATGCAAAACCCTGGTACATTTCAAGTCATCGAACGTATGGCAATGCTACCACCAACAGGTGCTACAGGAACTTACACCTTAAAAGCAACGTACCTCAACCGCAACACAGGTGAAACTTATCCAATTGCATCTCCACCTGTCAGCGTCACTGTTGAAGCCAACACCGAACCTTCTCAAGCACCAGAACTCGATTTACTCACACAGTTTCGCACCTTAGCTGCTAGTTTACCCCAAGGATTACCCGCCCTCGAATTAGTATTTGAGGAAATTGCCCGTATTAATCAATACGATCCGACGCAAGATTATTTGATCCAAACGCAACAAGCTTTAACGTATCGCCTCCAGCAAGAACCGCAAAATCTAGAATTTGCCTATACTCTTGCGTTATCTAGGGTATTGCAGCGACAGGTAAACGAGGCGATCGCCGCCTTAGAAAGGGTAGTGCAGTTAGATGCGCAAAATCCATACGCTTATGCTTATCTAGCATTTGTTCATCTCTACAACTGGAACGCCGCAGCGGCTGAAGTCGCACTCAAAAACGCCCGCCTTCTCGATCCTAACATACCTGAAATTCAAGCACTCAGCGGTGTTGCTGCTTTGCTACAAGGTCAATTCTTTTC